From a single Prionailurus bengalensis isolate Pbe53 chromosome A1, Fcat_Pben_1.1_paternal_pri, whole genome shotgun sequence genomic region:
- the KCTD4 gene encoding BTB/POZ domain-containing protein KCTD4 yields MERKINRREKEKEYEGKHNSLEDADQGKNCKSTLMTLNVGGYLYITQKQTLTKYPDTFLEGIVNGKILCPFDADGHYFIDRDGLLFRHVLNFLRNGELLLPEGFRENQLLAQEAEFFQLKGLAEEVKARWEKEQLTPRETTFLEITDNHDRSQGLRIFCNAPDFISKIKSRIVLVSKSRLDGFPEEFSISSNIIQFKYFIKSENGTRLVLKEDNTFVCTLETLKFEAIMMALKCGFRLLTSLDCSKGSIVHSDALHFIK; encoded by the coding sequence ATGGAGCgtaaaataaacagaagagaaaaagaaaaggagtatgAAGGGAAACACAACAGCTTGGAAGACGCTGACCAAGGAAAGAACTGCAAATCCACACTGATGACCCTCAACGTTGGTGGATATTTATACattactcaaaaacaaacactgacCAAGTACCCAGACACTTTCCTTGAAGGTATAGTAAATGGAAAAATCCTCTGCCCGTTTGATGCTGATGGGCATTATTTCATAGACAGGGATGGACTCCTCTTCAGGCATGTCCTGAACTTCCTACGAAATGGAGAACTTCTACTGCCTGAAGGCTTTCGAGAAAATCAACTTCTTGCACAAGAAGCAGAATTCTTTCAGCTCAAGGGACTGGCGGAGGAAGTGAAAGCCAGGTGGGAAAAAGAACAGCTAACACCCAGAGAGACTACTTTCTTGGAAATAACAGATAACCATGATCGCTCCCAAGGACTGAGAATTTTCTGTAATGCTCCTGATttcatatcaaaaataaaatctcgCATTGTTCTGGTGTCCAAAAGCAGGCTGGATGGATTTCCAGAGGAGTTTTCAATATCATCAAACATCATTCAATTTAAATACTtcataaaatctgaaaatggcACTCGACTTGTACTAAAGGAAGACAACACCTTTGTCTGTACCCTGGAAACTCTTAAGTTTGAAGCTATAATGATGGCTTTAAAGTGTGGCTTTAGACTGCTGACCAGCCTGGATTGTTCCAAAGGGTCAATTGTTCACAGCGATGCACTTCATTTTATCAAGTAA